The Granulicella sp. 5B5 nucleotide sequence GGTGTGGCGAAGGTGGGCTGGTAGAGGCGGGCGGGACGGCGGTACTTGCCGTTCCAGGAGTGGGTGTACTCGTGGGCGAGGAGGTCGGAGCCGCCTTCGGGCATGCTGAAGCCCTTCTCGCCGACGCCGTTGTCGGAGGACTGGCCGTGCTCGAGGCCTTCACCGCCTGCGACGTCGGAGAGCGTGAGCAGGAAGTGGTAGACGTTGTAGTGGTGCGAGCCGTAGGCGGCGTTGGCTTCGCGGACGAGGTTGGAGCACTCGGCGATGACCTCGGGCTTGAGGTCCTGATCGCCGGGCTTGTCGGCGACGACGTCGATGTAGTGCTTGGGCGACATCTCGGGCGCGAGGGCGAACTCGTGAAAATACTGGCCGGCGATGACGGGCGAGTCTTCGAGCTGCTCGACGTTGGTTTCGGCGTAGTGGGTGGTGACGGCCCCTGCCGGGGGGGTGTGGTCCTGCTCGTTGACGCCGGTGGTGGGCGGGGGTGCGCCGGTGCCGGTGGGCTGGAGGGCGGTGCCGATGCCCCAGCCGGCGGGGACGGTGACGCTAGGGATGACTGGGATCTCCTTGCCGGGCTTGTCAGCGGGGTACATCAGCAGGCGCTCCCACTCGAGGCAGGCGAGATGGTCGCTGACGCGGGTGAGGGCGATGTCGTCGAGGTGGACGTGGATGCTGGTGACACCCTTGGGGACGACGAGGTGGAAGTTGTAGAGGTCGACGTCGTCGCGACGCCACTTGAGGGTTTCGCCGTTAGCGGTGAAGACGACGCCGGTGATCTCATCGACGGGGCCGGTGGGGCGGTGGTTGCCGGGAATCCACTTGGGGGTGGTGAGGGTGAGCGGGCCGGGGTGACCGGGATGTCGATCTCGGCGTGGTAGAGGCGGCGGGGCGCTTCGGAGAGATCGGCGGTGATCTTGATCGGCGCGGTCTGGGCAAAGGCTGCGGCCGAGAAGAGTGCGGCGGCGAGCAGCGCGGCGGGGCGAATCGTCATTCAAGGAACCTCAGTTGGAGAACTTGCTGGTGATTCCTACTGTACGTCCATGGAGGCGATTTTGACGCAAGCGGTGGGAGGCCCCCCGGCCCGTTTTGGGCTAAGATCCGCAGCGGATTGGAGTTAGATCCGTAACCAGAGTGTGGAAACTTTAGTCAGAGGGAGGCTAGAGTGGGTCGGTTGAGAACGATCTGGAGATGACGAAACCCGGCGCTGGGCCGGGTTTCGTTGTAGATGCTTCTACTCTTTAAGGATATCAGCGTTGTCAAGCTGACGGTTAGTGGTGACCGCCGCCGTGACCGCCGCCGCCGTGACCACCACCGCCGTGGCCGCCACCGTGGGAGCCGCCGCCGCCAGCATGCGATCCTCCGCCATGTGATGCTGCGGCGTGTGCAGAGCCGCGGGGTGCTGCACCATGAGTTGCCGCTGAATGGCGGCTGCCGCCGGAGGCCCTCGAAGAGCGGGCTCCGCCGTTGCCGCGTACTGCCGATACTCCAACTCTGCGGCTTCCACGGTTGGCCGCGATGCCGCCACCACCTCTGTAGCTTCCGCCACCACCATTGCTGAAGCGATGGCCGCCCCAACCGTGGCTATAGCCCCAGCCAGACCACGGGCCCATGCCGAGGAAGATGCCGTTGTAGAAGTATCCCGGGCCGTAAAAACCCATAGGGGAGCAGGCGTAGGGGGCGTAGTCGTAATAGCCGTATGGGCAGATGGGTTGAGCGCCTATGTTGACGACGAGCTGTGCGTTAGCCGCAGGCAACACGGCCAAGGATGTCGTTACGATTGCTGCACAGAGGAGAACCTTCAGTCCACGCATTGGAACCTTTCCGACGGTGGCTGCGGCTCCTAGCAATGTCCTGGGATACGGCGGTGTCCCGTGTTTGCCGATCTCAGGCTTTCGTCTGTAGAAGAGCTACTGAGGTAGATGGGAGCTGTACAAAGAAGGGTGCCCCTGGCTTTGCACAATCTTCTCTATCGCTGCTCGCGTCTTCGGCGCATCGCTGCCACAGATGCAGGTCTCTCCGCTGCGCATCGCAAAAGCGCGATGCTTCGGGCGAGATGACAGATTTGTGGTGGTAGTAGTCGAGATAACAGACTTTGTGGTTGGGTAAGCGAAGCAAGGCCCGGGGCTGAAGCCCCCCTACCTATTGAGAGGCTGTTGCGGCGCTGACGGAGCGGAGGGCTGCGAGGGCTGAGTTGGGTTCGGCGGCGAAGTGGTTGCGGTGGTCGGCGAGGTAGCGGTGGACGTCGGAGATGACGACGGAGCCTTCGCCGACTGCGGAGGCGACGCGCTTGACGGAGTTGGAGCGGACGTCGCCGACGGCGTACATGCCGGGGACGCTGGTGGCGTAGGGGGTGGTCTCGAAGCCGTCTTCGCCGCCGGTGAGGATGAAGCCCTTCTTGTCGAGCTTGACGGTGCCGAAGAGCCAGCCGGAGTTGGGCTCGGCGCCGATCATGACGAAGATGCTGCCGATAGGGCGCGTGGTCTCTTCGCCGGTGCGGCGGTTGACCCAGGTGACGCATTCGAGTGAGTTGGCGCCGGTGAGTTTTACGATCTCGGATTCGGTGTAGAGGGTGATGTGGGAGGAGCTTTCGATGCGGGAGATGAGGTACTGCGACATGGTGGCGGCGAGTGACTTGCCGCGGACGATGTGATGGACGTGCTTCGCGATGCCGGAGAGGAAGACGGCGGCCTGTCCGGCGGAGTTGCCGCCGCCGACCACGATGACCTCGTTTTCGCGGCAGAGGACGGATTCCATTGCGGTAGCGGCGTAGTAGATGCCGCGGTTTTCATACTGGCTGTAGTTTTCGACGGAGAGCTTGCGGTACTGCGCGCCGGAGGCGATGACAACTGCGCGGGAGCAGACGGGGATGCCGCCGGCGAGGGTGAGCTGGTGGATGCCGTCGACCTGCTCGGCGGTGACGACGTCGCGGGAGATGGCGAAGCGGACGCCGAACTTGAGGGCCTGCAACTGGGCGCGGCTGGCGAGGCGCTGGCCGGCGATGCCGGTGGGGAAGCCGAGGTAGTTTTCGATCTTGGAGCTGGTGCCGGCCTGGCCGCCGGGGGCGGTGCCTTCGATGACGATGGTGCAGAGGCCTTCGGAGGCCGCATAGACGGCTGCCGCGAGGCCGGAAGGACCGGCACCGACGACGGTGACGTCGTAGATCATGTGCGGGTCGGGGAGCTCGGTGATGCCGAGCTCGTCGGCGAGCTGGGTGATGGTGGGGCGGTGCAGGGTGCGGCCGTCGGTGAGGGTGACGGCGGGGTAGAGGGACTCGCGCTCGGTGAGGAGGTCGGTGGGCTGCGGAGCTTCTTCGACGGGGGCTTCGGCGAGCTGGTGGGGGTAGCTGTTGCGGACGAAGAAGCGCTGTAGCTCGATGGTCTCCGCGTCGCCGGTGTTGCCGGTGAGGATGACGCCGCTGTTGGCTTCGCCGATGATGCCGATGCGGCGCCAGACGGTGGCCGAGGTGATGATGTTGGCGATGTCGCCTTCGGCGCGCATGAGGCGCTGGAGCTCGTTGCGTGTGATGCGAAGGAGGCGACTGACGCCGGTGGTGTGGGCTTCGGCGAGC carries:
- a CDS encoding cyclic nucleotide-binding domain-containing thioredoxin-disulfide reductase, translated to MSEQDRALSIEEARSKNSAWNTPDFRPDLAFPKLTEEMVERLRAYGREETFPDGAVLFTQGQRQVDMFVVLEGGIDISLPATDGRPHIFAHHPPYSFSGELNMLNSQGSLAEAHTTGVSRLLRITRNELQRLMRAEGDIANIITSATVWRRIGIIGEANSGVILTGNTGDAETIELQRFFVRNSYPHQLAEAPVEEAPQPTDLLTERESLYPAVTLTDGRTLHRPTITQLADELGITELPDPHMIYDVTVVGAGPSGLAAAVYAASEGLCTIVIEGTAPGGQAGTSSKIENYLGFPTGIAGQRLASRAQLQALKFGVRFAISRDVVTAEQVDGIHQLTLAGGIPVCSRAVVIASGAQYRKLSVENYSQYENRGIYYAATAMESVLCRENEVIVVGGGNSAGQAAVFLSGIAKHVHHIVRGKSLAATMSQYLISRIESSSHITLYTESEIVKLTGANSLECVTWVNRRTGEETTRPIGSIFVMIGAEPNSGWLFGTVKLDKKGFILTGGEDGFETTPYATSVPGMYAVGDVRSNSVKRVASAVGEGSVVISDVHRYLADHRNHFAAEPNSALAALRSVSAATASQ